The stretch of DNA AGAATGAAATCATGCCGGAGGCAACTGCCACACCAACGCCGACAGTGACACCGGAAGCTACGGTGACGGAAGAACCGGATATAGATGAAAATACAACGGAAGCTGCATCGGCTTCATCGGAAAAGGAAGAAACGGAAATTTCCGGAACACCGACACCGGAGGAAACAGTAACTCCGACACCTTCAGAGAAGCCAGAAAAGGATGCCACTGCATAAATCAGAAATGACATCATGATCCGGCTGTGATAAAAATAAAAATACTCCTGGAAACAATGTATATAAGTTTTCAGGAGTATTTTTTATGATAAATCTTATTCACGGAAAGTAAGTTTGCCATCAGCAATGGAATCAATGATAGCAAGAGATTCCAGGTGGATACCCATGTCACGGATGGTCTGTCCGCCGGACTGGAAGCCTTTTTCGATAACGATTCCGGCTCCTTCAAGAGTCGCGCCGGATTTCTTAACGATGTCGATCAGACCGAGAAGTGCACAGCCATTGGCAAGAAAATCATCGATCAGGAGTACGTGATCTTCCGGTCCGAGAAATTTCTTGGAAAGGATCACATCGTAAACTTTCTTGTGGGTGAAAGACTCTACCTTGGTGGTGTACATCTCGCCGTCAAGGTTCACACTCTGTGCTTTCTTGGCAAATACAACCGGTACATGGAAATACTGTGCCGCAATACAGGCAATACCGATACCGGAAGCTTCGATGGTAAGGATCTTGGTGATTGGACAGTGGTCAAAACGTTTCTTGAATTCTTTGCCGACCTCGTTGATCAGGTCAATATCCATCTGATGATTCAGAAAGCTGTCCACTTTTAAAATATTTCCTTCTTTTACTACGCCGTCTGTCAGAATTCTGTCTTTTAAAAGCTGCATGAAATTTATCTCCTTTGATTTATCACATTAATATATGTTTACTGCCCACGGACAGAGCAGTAATATTTTTAATATGTATCATACGACAATATTTGCGTGAGTGCAATTATTTTTGACAAAAAAACATAAAATTATTATAATAGATAAGATGACGAAGAAAGGAACAGGCACAGATGAAAGAGTACGAAGTAATCTGG from Blautia sp. SC05B48 encodes:
- a CDS encoding xanthine phosphoribosyltransferase, translated to MQLLKDRILTDGVVKEGNILKVDSFLNHQMDIDLINEVGKEFKKRFDHCPITKILTIEASGIGIACIAAQYFHVPVVFAKKAQSVNLDGEMYTTKVESFTHKKVYDVILSKKFLGPEDHVLLIDDFLANGCALLGLIDIVKKSGATLEGAGIVIEKGFQSGGQTIRDMGIHLESLAIIDSIADGKLTFRE